A portion of the Mytilus galloprovincialis chromosome 12, xbMytGall1.hap1.1, whole genome shotgun sequence genome contains these proteins:
- the LOC143055189 gene encoding uncharacterized protein LOC143055189 — MSQMSPSAGPGYILPTLTQGQRNFYAPTQVPQMRASPRWPTQQKQHTQANEFQNMPGRQVRPVNPATAGARQPGQSNIRGGMNARPITRQSCTEQPPRMPQSIPTRRQVAFPTAVPNQLNRHLATQMRSPQQIGGQHNMVMPQNYMSEEFHQKEDSSLYDSSSSSPEDEIISTFYDIINKLTLRSDNIDEITDVIIQMLQNCSDDRVISYIIDYLFEKSIIEPDFHYTGAQLVKFLFEKLRTVPTLAYFRSLFITR; from the exons ATGAGTCAGATGTCCCCATCAGCTGGACCAGGGTATATCCTTCCTACCTTGACACAGGGACAGAGAAACTTCTATGCCCCAACACAGGTACCACAGATGAGGGCCAGTCCAAGATGGCCAACACAGCAAAAACAACACACACAAGCTAATg AATTCCAGAACATGCCTGGACGACAGGTAAGGCCTGTCAATCCTGCCACCGCAGGTGCAAGACAACCAGGTCAAAGTAACATCCGTGGTGGTATGAATGCTCGTCCAATTACAAGACAGTCTTGCACTGAACAACCACCCCGCATGCCACAGTCTATACCAACCAGAAGACAAGTGGCCTTTCCTACCGCAGTACCCAACCAACTAAATAGACATTTAGCTACACAAATGAGAAGCCCACAACAAATTGGAGGACAGCATAACATGGTTATGCCACAG AATTACATGTCTGAAGAATTCCATCAGAAAGAAGACTCTAGTCTATACGATTCAAGTAGCTCATCTCCCGAAGACGAAATTATTTCCACTTTCTATGATATTATAAACAAACTGACATTAAGGTCAGACAACATAGACGAAATAACGGATGTAATTATACAAATGCTACAAAATTGTTCTGATGACCGTGTTATAAGTTACATCATAGATTATTTGTTCGAAAAG TCTATTATTGAACCAGATTTTCACTATACCGGAGCACAACTTGTTAAGTTCTTATTTGAAAAACTCAGGACGGTTCCGACTCTTGCCTATTTCAGAAGTCTTTTTATTACCAGATAA